A section of the Asticcacaulis sp. EMRT-3 genome encodes:
- a CDS encoding pseudouridine synthase, producing the protein MTFNSKTYDGLEPIRLNKWLAQSGVCSRREADTLIGEGRVSLDGERVTDAGRKVLPGQTLTLDAGGAEALGGKMTIIYHKPVGIVSGQPEPGETPAVRMIRRPNAFGPVDTYPDQNTKLAPVGRLDKDSRGLLILSDDGVLAKAIIGPDSELDKEYHVRVRGPVFEEKLKWLRHGLELDGRQLKPALVTQTGPQDLTFVLKEGRNRQIRRMCDMCELRVTDLYRHRIGPLKLGDLPEGRWRLMTPDERAMMIRAGAGDKV; encoded by the coding sequence ATGACGTTCAACAGCAAAACCTATGATGGCCTTGAGCCCATCCGGCTCAATAAATGGCTGGCGCAAAGCGGCGTCTGTTCGCGGCGCGAAGCCGACACCCTTATCGGTGAAGGCCGTGTCAGCCTGGATGGCGAGCGCGTCACTGATGCGGGCCGCAAGGTGCTGCCCGGCCAGACCCTGACGCTCGACGCGGGCGGGGCCGAGGCGCTTGGCGGCAAGATGACCATCATCTATCACAAGCCGGTCGGCATCGTGTCGGGCCAGCCGGAACCGGGCGAAACCCCCGCCGTGCGCATGATCCGCCGCCCTAATGCGTTTGGGCCGGTCGATACCTATCCCGATCAAAATACCAAACTGGCCCCGGTCGGGCGGCTCGACAAGGATTCGCGCGGTCTTCTCATCCTGTCGGATGACGGCGTGCTGGCCAAGGCGATCATCGGGCCGGATAGCGAACTGGATAAGGAATACCATGTCCGGGTGCGCGGGCCGGTGTTTGAGGAAAAACTGAAATGGCTGCGCCACGGCCTCGAACTCGATGGCCGCCAGCTCAAACCGGCCCTCGTCACCCAGACCGGGCCGCAAGACCTGACCTTCGTGCTGAAAGAAGGCCGCAACCGCCAGATCCGCCGCATGTGCGACATGTGCGAACTGCGCGTCACCGACCTGTACCGCCACCGGATCGGCCCGCTCAAACTGGGCGACCTGCCCGAAGGCCGGTGGCGGCTGATGACGCCGGACGAACGCGCGATGATGATCAGGGCTGGTGCGGGCGACAAGGTTTAA